From Miscanthus floridulus cultivar M001 chromosome 15, ASM1932011v1, whole genome shotgun sequence, the proteins below share one genomic window:
- the LOC136507585 gene encoding BTB/POZ and MATH domain-containing protein 3-like → MATVAALLSAAGRCLSRSSASTIICREVSGRHRLTIDGCAPSTKLPRDWSATSKAFEAAGYTWQITYAPYGYGNSWRDKYISLQLVYGGHQRTDPLHFSFSFSLLDPAGDPVPAYTRSAEVCWFNGESARKLGFRDFIRWEDLQYSGCLRDDRFVVQCDITVIKDWALSAADDDVAAAADAPARVAVPPSDLRVHLGSLLSKKQGADVAITVGSGREATTYDAHAWLLAARSPVFEAELLATSKDKSPVGGGGGGSVRRRRMEIQGVEPKVFEAMLHFVYTDALPEMAERDVVAMAESLLTAAHRYELGRLKLMCEEMLCKRIDVNTVASTLVVAEQHGCRALKDACLAFMAVPGNLKAVMDTEGYEKIKANFPAVLLEFAMERMPVTV, encoded by the coding sequence ATGGCGACCGTCGCCGCTTTGCTGTCCGCCGCGGGGCGCTGCCTCTCGCGCTCGTCGGCCTCCACCATCATATGCCGCGAAGTGAGCGGGCGCCACAGGCTGACCATCGACGGGTGCGCGCCGTCGACGAAGCTGCCGAGGGACTGGTCGGCGACGTCCAAGGCCTTCGAGGCGGCGGGGTACACGTGGCAGATCACGTACGCGCCCTACGGCTACGGCAACAGCTGGAGGGACAAGTACATCTCCCTCCAGCTCGTCTACGGCGGCCACCAGCGGACGGACCCGCTCCACTTCAGCTTCAGCTTCAGCCTGCTGGACCCGGCCGGGGACCCCGTGCCGGCGTACACCCGCTCGGCGGAGGTGTGCTGGTTCAACGGCGAGTCGGCGCGCAAGCTGGGGTTCAGGGACTTCATCCGCTGGGAGGACCTGCAGTACTCCGGGTGCCTCAGGGACGACCGCTTCGTCGTCCAGTGCGACATCACCGTCATCAAAGACTGGGCCTTGAGCGCCGCCGACGacgacgtcgccgccgccgcggacgCTCCGGCGCGTGTCGCTGTGCCGCCGTCCGACCTGCGCGTGCACCTCGGCAGCCTCCTGTCGAAGAAACAGGGGGCGGACGTGGCGATAACCGTGGGCAGCGGCAGGGAGGCGACGACCTACGATGCGCACGCGTGGCTGCTGGCGGCGCGGTCGCCGGTGTTCGAGGCCGAGCTGCTCGCCACGTCTAAGGACAAATCGcctgtcggcggcggcggcggcggcagtgtccGGCGTCGTCGCATGGAGATCCAGGGCGTGGAGCCCAAGGTGTTCGAGGCGATGCTCCACTTCGTGTACACCGACGCGCTGCCCGAGATGGCGGAACGCGACGTCGTCGCCATGGCCGAGAGCTTGCTCACCGCGGCGCACCGGTACGAGCTCGGGAGGCTGAAGCTCATGTGCGAGGAGATGCTGTGCAAGCGCATCGACGTCAACACCGTGGCCAGCACCTTGGTGGTGGCCGAGCAGCATGGTTGCCGTGCGCTCAAGGATGCGTGCTTGGCGTTCATGGCTGTTCCGGGGAATCTGAAGGCAGTCATGGACACCGAAGGGTATGAGAAGATCAAGGCCAACTTTCCCGCCGTGCTTCTGGAGTTTGCTATGGAAAGGATGCCCGTCACCGTGTGA
- the LOC136507586 gene encoding BTB/POZ and MATH domain-containing protein 1-like, which translates to MAVATPMLSAAARRCTRSASTIGRREVMDCHSLTMDGCTTFKKTPKTWFSTSESFVAAGHIWRIRFYPKGECCFWRHGYMALYLELVTAANAYYRATDPVDFKFTLLDLAGNPVPQYSRAMAAHVFSAESRRVGFNDFIRWKDLERSGCLKDDRFTVRCDITVFQDYWTADNDGDGGYAVAPVRQVTVPPSNLHEHLGDLLGKKQGADVTVDVAGEAFDAHGWLLAARSPVFEAELLAAAKEKAPGGGGAARRRVVVEGMEPRVFKAMLHFMYTDVLPEMEKQEETVAMSQGLLAAAHRYELQRLKLICEETLCRRIDVDTAASTLTVAEQHGCRALKAACLGFMARPGNLKAVMETKGFEKIKANCPAVMLDLIMKQVAARMAIHQP; encoded by the coding sequence ATGGCGGTGGCCACGCCAATGCtgtccgccgccgcccgccggtgCACGCGGTCGGCGTCCACCATCGGCAGGCGCGAGGTGATGGACTGCCACAGCCTCACCATGGACGGGTGCACGACGTTCAAGAAGACCCCCAAGACCTGGTTCTCGACATCGGAGTCGTTCGTGGCGGCCGGCCACATTTGGCGGATCAGGTTCTACCCCAAGGGCGAGTGCTGCTTCTGGAGGCACGGCTACATGGCCCTCTACCTCGAGCTCGTCACCGCCGCCAACGCCTACTACCGAGCCACCGATCCCGTCGACTTCAAGTTCACCTTGCTCGATCTGGCGGGGAACCCCGTGCCGCAGTACAGCcgcgccatggcggcgcacgTCTTCAGCGCCGAGTCCAGGCGCGTGGGGTTCAACGACTTCATCAGGTGGAAAGATCTGGAGAGGTCCGGCTGCCTCAAGGACGACCGCTTCACCGTCCGCTGCGACATCACCGTCTTCCAAGATTACTGGACCGCCGACAACGATGGCGACGGCGGCTACGCTGTGGCTCCGGTGCGGCAGGTGACCGTGCCGCCGTCCAACCTGCACGAACACCTCGGCGATCTTCTGGGGAAGAAGCAAGGAGCGGACGTCACGGTCGACGTCGCCGGGGAGGCCTTCGACGCCCACGGCTGGCTTCTCGCGGCGCGGTCACCGGTGTTCGAGGCCGAGCTCCTCGCCGCGGCCAAGGAGAAAGCACCTGGCGGCGGTGGCGCCGCCCGTCGTCGCGTGGTGGTGGAAGGCATGGAGCCACGGGTGTTCAAGGCGATGCTTCACTTCATGTACACCGACGTGCTGCCGGAGATGGAGAAGCAGGAGGAGACCGTGGCCATGTCCCAGGGCTTACTCGCGGCGGCGCACAGGTACGAGCTCCAGAGGCTCAAGCTCATTTGCGAGGAGACACTGTGCAGGCGGATCGACGTGGACACGGCGGCGAGCACCCTGACGGTGGCGGAGCAGCACGGTTGCCGTGCTCTCAAGGCTGCGTGCCTGGGATTCATGGCACGTCCTGGGAATCTCAAGGCCGTCATGGAGACGAAAGGGTTTGAGAAGATAAAGGCCAACTGCCCAGCTGTTATGCTGGACCTCATCATGAAGCAAGTAGCAGCTCGAATGGCCATACATCAACCGTAA